The Tolypothrix sp. NIES-4075 genomic interval TCTCTACAATACAACAACTTTTGAATTATGCCCCATAGCCTGGTTCTCAACCTTACCCCCAAATCTCCCATCTACCCTGATTTCCTCAGCGGTAGACATCTCCACGCCCTATTTTTAACCCTTGTTAGTTCGGTAGATAAAACATTAGGAGATTATCTGCATTCATCTAAGGCAGACAAGCCTTTTACTCTTTCTCCCTTACAAATACAACCAAGCCACAAAAATCATCACACCTTACAATTATCTCATCAAAAACCCATTGCCCCAGGTACTTTTTGTTGGTGGCGCATTTCTCTATTAGATGACACTCTATTTAGCAAGCTGACTCCGCTATGGCTAAATCTTAACCCTAACCAACCTTGGCATTTGGGTTCTGCTGATTTATTTATTACCAGCATTCAAGGTACACCCCAATCTACCCAACCTTGGTCAAATGCTTGCACCTACGCACAATTATACGAACAAGCATCAGAAAGCGATCGCACTATTAACTTCACTTTTGCCACCCCCACTGCATTTCGTCAAGGAGGATACGACACCGTACTACCGATTCGAGAATGTGTATTTAACAGTCTTTTAAGTCGCTGGAGTAAATACAGTGGGATTGAATTTGATAATATCCCCGTCGAATCTATTTACCCCAGTTTTTTCAACATCAATACCCAAGTTGTCAGCAACTACGACAGCAAATTTATTGGGTGTGTTGGCGAAATTACCTATCGTATTTTCGGTGAATTGGAACCAATATCAATCAAACAAATCAATGCCTTAGCTGATTTTGCATTATATGCAGGTGTGGGACGCAAAACAACGATGGGTATGGGTATGGTACGTCGTTTCAAAAATTAAAATTTCAAAAATATGCATGATTTAGAATATGTTTTCATCGCTGCTTTAAACCAATATGCCTACTGTCCACACCGCTGCTGGTTAATGTTTTGTGCAGGAGAGTTTATTGACAACCAATACACAATTGAAGGCACAATTTTACACGATCGCGTTCATACCGTAAGCGAAGAAAACCGTGAATCAACTTGGCAAATTCGGGCAATATGGCTGAAATCAGATACATACAAACTCATTGGAAAATCAGATTTAATTGAAGCTGAAAATGGCGAATTTTACCCTGTTGAATACAAGCGCGGACGCAAGGGAGAATGGGATAATGATGAACTGCAAGTCTGTGCCCAAGCCTTATGTTTAGAAGAAATGACTGGAAAAACTATTAATAGTGGTTATATCTATTACGCGCACTCGCACCAACGCCAATTAGTCGAGATAAATCAAGAGTTGCGACAAAGTGCGATCGCTACTATCGAAGCTGTGCAAATGCTTCTCCTTACAGGGACGATGCCTAAAGCTGTCAAAACCAAACGCTGCGATGGATGCAGCTTGTATGGACGATGTTTACCTCAAGCAACCGAAAAAGTAGGTCGCTATCAAGAAGCACTCTAACTTTTTGATTTGAAATTTTTTAACAATCAAACAATCAAACACTTATACTTTATGGGCACAGTTTACATTTCTCAGAATGATGCATTTATCGGTAAAATCGACGAACGATTAAGCGTCAAATTCGACAAAAAAACGATTTTAGATATACCGTTAATCAAAATTGATGGTATTGTAGTTTTAGGACGTGCTACGGTTTCACCTGCTGTTGTTGATGAACTATTAGCAAGGCAAATTCCACTGACTTTCCTTACCGACACAGGTCGCTATCTGGGACGATTAGAGCCAGAAGTTACTAAAAATATCTTTGTTCGCAAAGCCCAATGGCAAGCAGCGGGTGAGTCATCCCAAGCAATTCATGTTGTACAAGCGTTTGTACGCGGTAAACTTAAAAACTACCGCAACAGTCTTATCCGCCGTCAACGCGATACAGACTTGGATTTATCTGCAAGCATTACCCGCATAGAACATGCGATCGCACCCATCGACACAACACAAAATGTAAACTCGTTACGAGGGCTGGAAGGTGCGGGGAGTGCTGCATATTTTGGCTGCTTTAACCAACTCATTCGCAATGCGGAATTTGAATTTAAAACCCGCGTCCGGCGTCCCCCGACCGATCCTGTCAATTCCCTACTCAGTTTTGGATATTCGTTGCTGCGTCACGATGTTCAAGGAGCGGTTAACATTGTCGGGTTTGACCCTTATTTGGGCTATTTGCATTGCGATCGCTACGGTCGTCCATCGTTAGCTTTAGACCTGATGGAAGAATTTCGCCCATTAATAGTAGATGCAGTTGTCCTATTGGCAATAAACAAACGCTATTTGACACCGGCAGATTTTGTCACAGAACCATTAAGCAATGCGGTTTCCCTGACCCCTGAAGGACGCAAAACCTTTTTGCGGTTGTACACCCAGAAAAAACAATCTGAGTTTAAACATCCAGTGCTAGGTCGTAAAAGCATGTATCAAGAAGCTTTTGAACTCCAAGCCCGATTGCTGGCAAAATACTTGATGGGCGAAAGCGAAAAATATCCACCACTGGTTTTGAAATAATCAATTCAAAGAGTGCAAGTAACGATGAACGTTGTTGTCTCCTACGATATTTCTGAAGATAAACGCCGTACTAAAATTCACAGCACCCTTAAGTCTTACGGGCAATGGGTACAATATAGCGTGTTTGAATGTCAGCTTACTGATACCCAATATGCAAAACTGCGATCGCGCTTGAACAAGTTGATTAAGCCTGATACCGATAGCATTCGCTTTTACTTTCTATGCGCCTGTTGTTTTGGTAAAGTTGAACGTATCGGTGGCGAACAACCCCGCGATGAAACGATTTTCTTTGCTTAGTGCGCGGATGGGTAGGTGTAGAAAAAGAGGTTTTGATGAAAATGTCTCAATCGCCTGCAAGACAAGGCTTTGCCATTGTTTTCACTCGCTACCTACCCGCGCACCTTACACAGCAAAGGTTTCAGCCTTTTTTACCTTGTGCGATCGCCCTGGATTGTGTTATGATTTACCCATCCGCGCAACCGAACCTTGAAAACCTCATACTGGCTCATTTTTAGCCTCCTGGTGTTGAAATTATACTTACTCCCTATTAGGGATTGAAACCTGATATAGCAGTAGTTGCAGGCAATGGATTATTGTTGAAATTATACTTACTCCCTATTAGGGATTGAAACT includes:
- the cas6 gene encoding CRISPR-associated endoribonuclease Cas6, with the protein product MPHSLVLNLTPKSPIYPDFLSGRHLHALFLTLVSSVDKTLGDYLHSSKADKPFTLSPLQIQPSHKNHHTLQLSHQKPIAPGTFCWWRISLLDDTLFSKLTPLWLNLNPNQPWHLGSADLFITSIQGTPQSTQPWSNACTYAQLYEQASESDRTINFTFATPTAFRQGGYDTVLPIRECVFNSLLSRWSKYSGIEFDNIPVESIYPSFFNINTQVVSNYDSKFIGCVGEITYRIFGELEPISIKQINALADFALYAGVGRKTTMGMGMVRRFKN
- the cas1d gene encoding type I-D CRISPR-associated endonuclease Cas1d — protein: MGTVYISQNDAFIGKIDERLSVKFDKKTILDIPLIKIDGIVVLGRATVSPAVVDELLARQIPLTFLTDTGRYLGRLEPEVTKNIFVRKAQWQAAGESSQAIHVVQAFVRGKLKNYRNSLIRRQRDTDLDLSASITRIEHAIAPIDTTQNVNSLRGLEGAGSAAYFGCFNQLIRNAEFEFKTRVRRPPTDPVNSLLSFGYSLLRHDVQGAVNIVGFDPYLGYLHCDRYGRPSLALDLMEEFRPLIVDAVVLLAINKRYLTPADFVTEPLSNAVSLTPEGRKTFLRLYTQKKQSEFKHPVLGRKSMYQEAFELQARLLAKYLMGESEKYPPLVLK
- the cas4 gene encoding CRISPR-associated protein Cas4, yielding MHDLEYVFIAALNQYAYCPHRCWLMFCAGEFIDNQYTIEGTILHDRVHTVSEENRESTWQIRAIWLKSDTYKLIGKSDLIEAENGEFYPVEYKRGRKGEWDNDELQVCAQALCLEEMTGKTINSGYIYYAHSHQRQLVEINQELRQSAIATIEAVQMLLLTGTMPKAVKTKRCDGCSLYGRCLPQATEKVGRYQEAL
- the cas2 gene encoding CRISPR-associated endonuclease Cas2, whose protein sequence is MNVVVSYDISEDKRRTKIHSTLKSYGQWVQYSVFECQLTDTQYAKLRSRLNKLIKPDTDSIRFYFLCACCFGKVERIGGEQPRDETIFFA